The Oncorhynchus tshawytscha isolate Ot180627B linkage group LG18, Otsh_v2.0, whole genome shotgun sequence genome has a window encoding:
- the LOC112217918 gene encoding mRNA decay activator protein ZFP36L1: MTATIVPPFLEYSEVKKHNKMLNYNNNTFGGPHNNGSSLLDRKAVGGSGLLQHCDSVTLPNAKFNQNQFINSLKVDPFSLLIGGCGSKNKENCFRDRSFSETGERLKPGSQLQGLGIGQSQSQQQVNSSRYKTELCRPFEENGSCKYGDKCQFAHGMQELRSLSRHPKYKTELCRTFHTMGFCPYGPRCHFIHNAEERRGPPPPLSTFNKIERPRLQHSFSFAGFPSQGGLQVSPTSVTPPPISTDEDMSDWPSKPFTYTSQELANLFGPSFGGGLPVLEPGLLTPATPSPTAPCFFRPMSESPASPPDSLSDLEGYQSSQSGSESPSLDASRRLPIFSRLSISDD, translated from the coding sequence CACAATAAGATGttgaactacaacaacaacacttTCGGTGGGCCCCACAACAATGGCTCCTCCTTGCTGGACAGGAAGGCGGTGGGGGGCAGTGGGCTGTTGCAGCACTGTGACTCGGTCACCCTTCCCAATGCTAAATTCAACCAGAACCAGTTCATCAACAGTCTGAAGGTGGACCCCTTCTCGCTCCTGATCGGTGGTTGCGGCAGTAAAAACAAGGAGAACTGCTTCCGAGATCGCTCCTTCTCAGAGACCGGGGAGCGCCTCAAGCCGGGTAGTCAGCTCCAGGGTCTCGGCATCGGACAGAGCCAGAGCCAGCAGCAGGTCAACTCCAGCCGCTATAAGACGGAGCTGTGCCGGCCCTTCGAGGAGAATGGCTCCTGCAAGTACGGTGACAAGTGCCAGTTTGCCCACGGCATGCAAGAACTGCGCAGCCTGAGCCGCCACCCCAAGTACAAGACAGAGTTGTGTCGCACCTTCCACACTATGGGCTTCTGCCCCTACGGCCCGCGCTGCCACTTCATCCACAATGCAGAGGAGCGCCGCGGCCCACCGCCACCCCTCTCCACTTTCAACAAGATTGAGCGCCCTCGCCTCCAGCACAGCTTCAGCTTCGCTGGCTTCCCCAGCCAGGGCGGTCTGCAGGTCAGCCCCACCTCGGTCACCCCGCCACCTATCTCCACCGATGAGGACATGAGTGACTGGCCCAGCAAACCCTTCACCTACACCAGCCAGGAGCTGGCCAACCTGTTCGGGCCCAGCTTTGGGGGGGGCCTCCCTGTCTTGGAGCCTGGTCTGCTGACCCCGGCAACGCCCTCCCCCACCGCCCCCTGCTTCTTCCGGCCcatgtcggagtctcccgccagtCCCCCGGACTCTCTCTCAGACCTGGAGGGCTACCAGAGCAGTCAGAGCGGCTCGGAGTCTCCCAGCCTGGACGCCTCACGCCGCCTGCCCATCTTCAGCAGGCTCTCCATCTCTGATGATTAG